AACCCTGACTTTGGCCAACTCCCAGCACAGGGGACACGCCGGCACCATGGGGAAGCCGATGCCAGCCAGCAACTCCAGCCACCATTGTAGTTGATGCAACAgttgattttatatttaaaaaaaaaaaaaaaaagccaggaacAGCCCAGTCTGTGATGCTCCCTGTCCCGGGTCACTGGCAGCTCGGAGCTACTCTGCCATCCACAGCTTGAAGGTTCTGTCATATGAGCATGTTGCTATTAGCTGCCCATCTGAGGAGATATCCAGTCCCATTACTTTTCCCTCGTGGCCAGCCAGCGTTTTCAGAGGGGACCAGCCTGGGTGAGTCCAGATCTTGGCTGTGTTATCATAAGCGCCGGTGAGCAGGAAGTTACCATGCGTAGCTGCAgtgaaggagaggggaagaggtgaGGTTCGCATGTAGAAACAGCAGCAGAAAACAGATTGCCAACACCAGATTGCAGATTCTGGAGAGCAGTCAGTTGAGTTTTGGGATTTCTGGCTGTTACCAGCACTGATTGTTCTGCAGTTTTGTTGCACATACTGCCATCCCAGCCACATCAGGCCAGGGAATTAGGAGGAAGTGTTGCTAAGCAAAccgaggtgtgggaggggagataCTTACGTTCAAACTTCACTCCGGTCACCAGGTTCTGGTGGGCAGGTATGGTGTAGACACACTTCCTCTGGCGGAGGTCCCACACTTTGCACGTGTTGTCTCCACTGCCAGTCGCTATGTGATATCTGCCATGGGGAGAAGGAAGAACACACTGGTCTCAGTTGGAGTTCATGCTCccagagccccagctgcaccatgcCAGCTCCCTCCTTACCCATTCGGGGAGAAATTAATCCCATAGATTTCCTTCAGGTGGCCCTCCAGGAACATGATACAGCGCCCAGTACGCAGATCCCACACCCGACCAAAGGCATCCATGCCACTGGGGAAAGAAAACTCAGCATTGACACTTCTTAAACACACAAGTGTGGTCACTAGCCCAAACgctaatcttcagcaacacacccAGCCCAGCAAGAGGGCACCTGATCCTGAGCGACAACCTTGCTAAGGTTCAATGTAAATCTTACCCAGTCCCAGCAAGAGAGCCATCAATGTGGAAGGCGATGTCATAGACCCCCTTGCTGTGCCCCTCCTGATGGAGAATCTCCTCTTGAGCTTGCAGGTCCCAGAGGCGCCAGGAGTGATCATAGCTGGAGAAACAAAGCCATGTGCCCAACTCAGTGTATTTTTCAGAAGTCTAACCTTGGCCCAGACGACAAGGTATGGGGGTGCTCAGACACGGTTAGAAACACACACAGATAATAACTGCTTCATTAGCACATCACTGCTGGTCAACCCAGAACCTCATCTGCCGCACAGCGTGGGATGACTAGGAACGAGCCTCGTCACCCTGATGACACTGA
This genomic window from Chelonia mydas isolate rCheMyd1 chromosome 16, rCheMyd1.pri.v2, whole genome shotgun sequence contains:
- the PRPF4 gene encoding U4/U6 small nuclear ribonucleoprotein Prp4 isoform X2; this encodes MMKNLRNPKKRATKRLEEARLYKEIPEATRTSQKQELHKSLRSLNNFCSQIGDDRPISYCHFSPNSKLLATACWSGLCKLWSVPDCNLVHTLRGHNTNVGAIVFHPQATVSLDKKDVNLASCAADGSVKLWSLESDEPVADIEGHTMRVARVMWHPSGRFLGTTCYDHSWRLWDLQAQEEILHQEGHSKGVYDIAFHIDGSLAGTGGMDAFGRVWDLRTGRCIMFLEGHLKEIYGINFSPNGYHIATGSGDNTCKVWDLRQRKCVYTIPAHQNLVTGVKFEPTHGNFLLTGAYDNTAKIWTHPGWSPLKTLAGHEGKVMGLDISSDGQLIATCSYDRTFKLWMAE